A section of the Triticum dicoccoides isolate Atlit2015 ecotype Zavitan chromosome 7A, WEW_v2.0, whole genome shotgun sequence genome encodes:
- the LOC119329912 gene encoding uncharacterized protein LOC119329912, giving the protein MLLLRASPAPAAVPISSFSAAPVPVAYAARSSFSTTTARCSVGNLSPVQFEPLRADADADAGPDPALFQAGAATADGEEQEQPQQQQEHGGDEDRDSEEGKKGGINVPRQRYIAVPKAALLDAALSLFPSQPAAEDFRRFARCLDAVLHAEHKETLEQMRAYYMLPDDEDEENGPGKASGGRASSSVNGRGSGLFGMSQDGDDDDDDDGRMSFLSRSLDWKTLLGLSPDPAPISPTRVAFATHFQRAFMNLLRNAQFEELSAQDLLLTYSLNSDYLLTLPVYVDWKKAAESNAIIFRRGYSTESQKGLLLVEKLDYLQSKLLQKIFFSLSKPLGKLGKWTNEALKKSTGSPGFQIWIDKLKLWLKEQTYAENSLLLIENYSRGKLTSDQLPDADLPIWIAAQRAVSRYEGFLSPVGPRGRLLRRVLTWTGLIPSLPEATLKSDTEAKQSEGYVRPNFLPRITLANIWEPASREACDNNIWEIIKASFGILFAKSTLQEPAFEELIILYSDDSAQSNEKESSEMQMLPPQLKIYEKIPIPDLPVVFPHKKLSFRILDTVRLDIATVIGLLAYVVNYKFESLASSPSAFLLDLAAFTALAILVFRVTLGYKQTRDRYQLLVNKTLYEKTLASGFGSVYFLLDASEQQQYKEALLAYAMLLGRNKVSSRASIRDMCEQFMYEKFNAKIEMPIDKAMETLLRLGLVVELSTNGSSSSVIALPCPDAYEILKSRWDSLLEHKT; this is encoded by the exons ATGCTTCTGCTGCGCGCCAGCCCGGCGCCGGCGGCCGTCCCGATCTCCTCCTTCTCCGCAGCGCCGGTGCCAGTGGCTTACGCAGCCAGGTCGTCCTTCTCCACCACCACGGCCCGCTGCTCCGTCGGCAACCTCTCGCCGGTCCAGTTCGAGCCGCTccgcgccgacgccgacgccgacgccggccCCGATCCCGCCTTATTCCAAGCCGGTGCGGCCACCGCCGACGGCGAGGAGCAAGAACAgccgcagcagcagcaggagcacggCGGGGATGAGGATCGGGACTCCGAGGAGGGGAAGAAGGGCGGCATCAACGTGCCGCGCCAGCGCTACATCGCGGTGCCCAAGGCGGCGCTGCTCGACGCcgccctctccctcttcccctccCAGCCCGCCGCCGAAGACTTCAGGCGATTCGCGAG GTGCTTGGACGCGGTCCTGCACGCGGAGCACAAGGAGACGCTCGAGCAGATGCGCGCCTACTACATGCTCCCGGACGACGAGGACGAGGAGAATGGGCCTGGCAAAGCCTCCGGCGGCAGGGCGTCGTCATCGGTGAACGGCAGGGGCTCCGGGCTCTTCGGCATGTCCCAGGacggcgatgacgacgacgacgacgacggcaggATGTCGTTTCTCTCCCGAAGCCTGGACTGGAAGACTCTGCTCGGCTTATCACCGGATCCAGCTCCCATATCTCCCACCAG GGTTGCCTTTGCGACTCATTTCCAGCGCGCCTTCATGAACCTCCTGCGCAACGCTCAGTTCGAAGAGCTCTCCGCGCAGGACCTGCTCCTGACCTACTCCCTCAATAGTGATTACCTCCTGACGCTGCCAGTTTACGTCGACTGGAAGAAGGCAGCCGAGTCTAATGCCATCATATTCCG GCGTGGGTATTCGACCGAGAGCCAAAAAGGCCTGCTGTTGGTGGAGAAGCTTGATTACCTACAGTCCAAActgttgcagaaaattttcttcAGCCTTTCCAAACCCTTGGGGAAACTGGGGAAATGGACCAATGAG GCATTGAAAAAATCAACAGGGAGCCCGGGATTTCAGATCTGGATTGACAAATTGAAGCTCTGGCTGAAAGAGCAAACTTATGCAGAGAATTCACTCTTGTTGATAGAAAACTATTCTAGGGGCAAGCTTACGTCAGATCAATTACCAGATGCAGATCTTCCTATTTGGATTGCTGCACAAAGGGCAGTCTCTCGTTATGAAGGATTCCTGTCACCTGTTGGTCCTCGCGGCAGACTCCTAAGAAGAGTGCTTACATGGACAGGATTAATTCCATCTCTGCCAGAGGCAACGCTGAAATCTGATACTGAAGCAAAACAATCTGAAGGCTATGTGAG GCCAAATTTTCTGCCTAGAATTACCCTTGCAAACATATGGGAGCCAGCAAGCAGAGAAGCTTGTGACAACAATATTTGGGAGATAATAAAAGCTTCTTTTGGCATTTTATTTGCCAAGTCTACTCTCCAG GAACCAGCATTCGAAGAACTGATCATACTTTATTCCGATGATTCTGCTCAAAGTAATGAGAAGGAGAGTTCTGAGATGCAGATGCTGCCGCCGCAGTTGAAAATTTACGAGAAAATACCCATCCCAGATCTGCCA GTGGTTTTCCCTCACAAAAAGTTGTCATTCCGCATCCTTGATACA GTAAGGCTTGATATAGCCACCGTTATAGGATTGTTGGCATATGTTGTCAACTACAAATTTGAGAGTTTAGCCTCATCTCC GTCAGCTTTCCTTCTTGATCTAGCTGCTTTTACTGCACTCGCAATACTCGTGTTCCGTGTGACTCTGGGATACAAACAGACCAGAGATAGGTACCAG CTTTTGGTCAATAAGACGCTCTACGAAAAGACATTAGCAAGTGGCTTTGGTTCAGTTTACTTTCTTCTTGATGCTTCCGAGCAACAACAG TATAAAGAAGCACTCCTGGCATATGCTATGTTACTTGGCAGAAATAAG GTGTCATCTCGCGCAAGCATCAGGGATATGTGCGAACAGTTTATGTATGAGAAGTTTAATGCTAAG ATTGAAATGCCTATCGACAAAGCTATGGAGACGCTGCTGCGGTTGGGTCTGGTGGTCGAGCTGTCAACTAACGGCAGCTCCTCCTCTGTAATAGCTCTTCCCTGTCCAGACGCTTACGAGATCCTCAAAAGCCGCTGGGATAGTCTGCTGGAGCATAAGACATAG
- the LOC119331771 gene encoding NADH dehydrogenase (ubiquinone) complex I, assembly factor 6-like: MSGGTAVSGSLRTALSYCVQQVRSYDYHNYLCLLHLPPAMRKAAFTFRAFNVETAKAMDVVSDPRKGLMRLLWWKDVVDKVCAGKKVEHPVALALSSVLSEHKVSKHWLKRSLEARINDGNRDDDAIPENIPELERYAEDTQSTILYMTLQAGGIQSTIADHAASHIGKASGLLLLLKALPHHVSKQGKIPYIPASVAEECGLLAREGGRTEVRMGDALPDAVFKVASVAEAHLQKARELAASVPAEAVPVLLPAVPAQVLLDSLRRREFNVFDSRLSSGVHGISPLWYQLKLNWHSWRNKY, encoded by the coding sequence ATGAGTGGGGGCACCGCGGTGAGCGGCAGCCTGCGGACGGCCCTCTCGTACTGCGTCCAGCAGGTGCGCAGCTACGACTACCACAACTACCTCTGCCTGCTCCACCTACCTCCGGCCATGCGCAAGGCCGCGTTCACCTTCCGGGCCTTCAACGTCGAGACGGCCAAGGCCATGGACGTCGTGTCCGACCCCCGCAAGGGCCTCATGCGCCTCCTCTGGTGGAAGGACGTGGTCGACAAGGTCTGCGCCGGCAAGAAGGTCGAGCACCCCGTCGCGCTCGCGCTCTCCTCGGTTCTCTCCGAGCACAAGGTCAGCAAGCACTGGCTCAAGCGGTCGCTGGAGGCGAGGATAAATGATGGAAACCGGGATGACGACGCCATTCCTGAGAATATTCCGGAGCTGGAGAGGTACGCGGAGGACACCCAGTCGACCATCCTGTACATGACGCTGCAGGCTGGTGGGATACAGTCCACCATTGCTGATCATGCTGCGTCGCATATCGGCAAGGCGAgtgggctgctgctgctgctcaagGCGCTGCCTCACCATGTCAGCAAGCAGGGGAAGATACCGTACATCCCGGCGAGTGTGGCCGAGGAGTGTGGGCTGCTTGCCCGGGAAGGTGGCCGGACAGAGGTCAGGATGGGCGATGCGCTCCCGGATGCAGTTTTCAAGGTTGCGTCTGTTGCCGAAGCTCACCTGCAGAAGGCGCGGGAGCTGGCCGCGTCTGTGCCAGCAGAGGCTGTCCCCGTGCTCCTCCCAGCCGTGCCGGCCCAGGTCCTTCTGGACTCCCTGCGGCGCCGCGAATTCAACGTCTTCGACTCACGCTTGTCCAGTGGAGTCCATGGCATATCCCCTCTGTGGTACCAGCTGAAGCTAAACTGGCACTCGTGGCGAAACAAGTATTGA
- the LOC119334591 gene encoding NAC domain-containing protein 7-like: protein MSGSTQPQVPPGFRFHPTDEELVDYYLRKKVASRRIDLNVIKDVDLYKIEPWDLQEKCRIGPEEEQSDWYFFSHKDKKYPTGTRTNRATAAGFWKATGRDKPIYAKHCLVGMRKTLVYYKGRAPNGQKSDWIMHEYRLETNENGPPQEEGWVVCRVFKKRLPTTRRDLDHDAPCWYVDDDGPFMHDLNSPMRGMPPHHSMALQEQHLQMLNNTYKRELKLQYQMPNHHHVLNTIPHELESPSSFHSLLVSPDDHQINVHHAQHHHVQLIDHAVDDQAATDWRVLDKFVASQLSNDAAKSVDYAHEGDILQLNEKAQELATDYASTSTSSSQVDPWK from the exons ATGAGTGGCAGCACACAGCCGCAGGTCCCTCCGGGTTTTCGGTTCCACCCAACCGACGAGGAGCTTGTGGATTACTACCTCCGCAAGAAGGTGGCCTCGAGGAGGATCGACCTAAACGTCATCAAGGATGTTGATCTCTACAAGATAGAGCCATGGGACCTCCAAG AGAAATGCAGGATAGGGCCTGAGGAGGAGCAGAGCGACTGGTACTTCTTCAGCCACAAGGACAAGAAGTACCCGACGGGGACTCGGACAAACCGCGCGACTGCTGCAGGGTtctggaaggcgacagggagggacAAGCCCATCTATGCAAAGCACTGCTTGGTTGGCATGAGGAAGACCCTGGTGTATTACAAGGGCAGAGCTCCCAATGGCCAGAAATCCGATTGGATCATGCATGAGTACCGCCTCGAGACCAATGAGAACGGCCCTCCACAG GAGGAAGGGTGGGTAGTATGCAGGGTGTTCAAGAAGAGATTACCGACAACAAGAAGAGATCTAGATCATGATGCGCCATGCTGGTACGTCGACGATGATGGGCCCTTCATGCATGATCTCAACTCTCCCATGAGAGGAATGCCACCTCACCACAGCATGGCACTACAAGAACAACACCTCCAGATGCTCAACAACACCTACAAGAGAGAGCTGAAGCTGCAATATCAAATGCCAAACCATCATCATGTTCTCAACACCATCCCTCACGAGCTAGAGAGCCCTTCTTCCTTCCACTCTCTTTTGGTATCGCCAGACGATCACCAAATCAATGTGCACCATGCCCAGCACCACCATGTTCAACTTATTGACCATGCCGTCGACGACCAAGCTGCCACTGACTGGAGAGTTCTGGACAAGTTCGTCGCATCTCAGCTTAGTAATGATGCAGCCAAGAGTGTCGATTATGCTCATGAAGGAGACATTCTTCAGCTCAACGAGAAGGCACAAGAGTTGGCAACTGATTATGCGTCGACCTCAACATCGAGCAGTCAAGTTGATCCATGGAAGTGA